A single Anabas testudineus chromosome 10, fAnaTes1.2, whole genome shotgun sequence DNA region contains:
- the mospd1 gene encoding motile sperm domain-containing protein 1, which translates to MQQQHRQPELVEGSLPVFVFPTELVFYADEQTSHKQVLTLYNPYEFALKFKVLCTAPNKYTVVDATGAVKPQCCVDIVIRHRDVRACHYGVYDKFRLQVSEQSQRKALGRKEVTATLRPSASQEPPSPRPQDEERRIKEQFADSEFFEQTAFQSESRPAAGGPSLLTVLLGLVCVAALMLPTLGEQESTVPVYLHLSVNKKLVAAYVLGLLTMVILRT; encoded by the exons atgcagcagcagcatcgaCAGCCTGAGCTGGTGGAAGGAAGCCTTCCCGTGTTCGTGTTCCCCACTGAACTCGTCTTCTATGCCGATGAGCAGACATCCCACAAGCAGGTGCTCACCCTATACAACCCCTATGAGTTTGCACTCAAGTTCAAAG tgctttGCACAGCGCCAAACAAGTACACAGTGGTGGATGCCACTGGAGCTGTTAAACCACAATGTTGTGTTGACAT AGTAATCAGGCATAGAGATGTGCGGGCATGTCACTATGGCGTGTACGACAAGTTCCGACTGCAGGTGTCGGAGCAGAGTCAGCGGAAAGCTCTAGGTCGCAAAGAGGTGACAGCCACGCTCCGTCCTTCAGCCTCACAGGAGCCACCGAGCCCCCGGCCCCAAGATGAGGAGCGCAGGATCAAGGAGCAGTTCGCAGACAGCGAGTTCTTTGAACAGACTGCATTTCAGTCAG AGAGCCGTCCTGCTGCTGGAGGACCCAGTCTGCTGACTGTGCTGCTTGGGCTGGTGTGTGTGGCCGCCCTGATGCTCCCGACACTAGGAGAGCAAGAATCTACTGTGCCTGTCTACCTCCACTTAAGTGTTAACAAGAAACTTGTAGCTGCTTATGTTCTTG GTCTTCTTACAATGGTCATCCTACGCACGTGA